The following DNA comes from Hordeum vulgare subsp. vulgare chromosome 3H, MorexV3_pseudomolecules_assembly, whole genome shotgun sequence.
TTCAACCATAGGTGTTGTGTGGGATTCATATGGGGATTTGAGTGGGAGGGGCTGGATTGACGAAGGGGTGTGATGGATCTGAAAAGGTAACATCATACCCCTGTTCTAATTGTTGTATGCATGAGATTTGGTGTGTcaaatttctattttttctgtctATATTGAATGGATGTCAGACTATTATTCCTAGTCTGTTTGTGTAAAAAAGCTATTGATTGTTGCAAAATATTTTGTAGAGTTGTGTCTTTTAAACTGAAGGGCATTTTTGTCTATTCCTGTTTCCGTTCGATAGTCATATACTAACATACTTGTTAATCATGCCAAAGTGGGTATGAGCAAGAGTTAGACAGAATTGGGGGGTTCAGTGGAAGGCAAGCCAACAAAGGGGCATAAGATGCAAGGCGCACCAGCTGGGGGGGTTAAAATCAATTCTCCCGACCCGGACGCCCTGCCTAGACCGACACGCCGCACCCTTCCCCGTCCTCCAACTCAAGACGCCCTGCTGCTGCCGCGCCAGAGCCACCCATCACGCCCAGCCACCAGCGGCCAGCCACATCAGTCTCCCCGGCGGCCGGTGGTGTGCAGGCGTGCACCCTGGGACCTGGGGCCTGGAGACGTGCGGCATAACAAGCTAGCAGCTGGGGGCTGAGCAGCAGCCTGCAGCCACTTTTTTACAGAGTCAATTTGCGGTTTGTCCAGAGCCGAAGGTAAGATTGAGGTAGACCAGGTTGATAATTGTTTGCTAATTGCTATCCAGAGCAGAAATGATGATCCCAGCTAGCTAGCACAAATAATCAAGAGCAAGTTGCTAATTGATGTCCAGTACAGTACATGAACTGATGAACACATACACATATACTCTGTTTTCAAATCATAGATCCCACACTGGCCATAAGTGCTTAGGTTTTGCCCGTGGTTGCTGCAACCCTGGCTCCCTCGAACCAGGCTCGTCTGTGCTCGCTGTGTACAGGGATGGGCGCTTCGTCGCCATGACTTAGTATCCGCAACGACGAGTACGCCCACACCATATCCACTGAGGAGTTCCTGGCAGTGCACCCGAACAATGTGCTGGAGAGCAGTGATCCAACAAGGGCATATTAGTATATTTTTGTATAGCTTTGTGCTGTATCTGTAAAAACTTCTTGAACATATATCATTaaaccaaacaatcaactttgaaTATTTCACCAAAGGCTGACTAACTTTTGATATATGATCAAAGATCCACCAACTTCGTTATAGATCATCAAATTCCAACAACCTTACTTTGacttcatttttcctttttttcagtCGGATATTTCCCCGTGTCAGGTTTAGTTGGATTTTATGGTGGATGAAGGAGCAGCACACCAGGTGTCCCCACTGATGGTGCCAAtgtccaaggaggaagcccggCGCCGCTTCTTTGATTTTATGACCAAGTAATTAGGGACCTGAATCTTTTTAATACTATACACTTGATTCAGCATTTGCAGTGGAGTGAATTGGTGGAACTGTGTAGTTGGAAACAAAATGCATTGTGAATTAACATGTTTTGACGACACAGTTGGTAGGAATAGAGAATAAGATATTGACAGAAAGTTTTAACATTTACTACTGACATCGGGTGACTCAGTTAAAATTGCACAGTACATGTATATAGCTTTTCACCAAATGTCACAGTACATGTGTATCAAAACAATTATTAGCTAATTTTAAAAAACGATGCCATTTTGTAACTGAAAACTTATCAATCTATAACTGTGTTGTAACTTCATTTACAATTACTACTAGAACAATTCACTTATTTTTGGAACAACAATGTGATCACCAAACAAGAGTCAGTCATCCCAAGGAGTCGTGTCTAGTATTTCCCTTTGAATTGTGCGTGAACTTTACTTTATGACTTTATGCCTTTAGTTTCAGTTTGTCACTTGACTTGAATTTGGAAGGAACGATATATTACCTCCTTTTTTTGTATGTTTTTTGGAGAACATTATTTTGTGATGTATGCCCAGCTGATTTTGTAGGACATAACTAGCATTTGTTTCCTTGCTCTGCATAGACACTTCTGTTGaaattttacttttctatttttcctGTGGTTGTGAAATTGTTGTACTTACCAAtcatatatatgtgtgttgttaTCATTGACAGGGTTACGCAATATGAGGAGCTAGTTGATGCAGGAAAAATGTTTCTTGTAAAATTTCATCAGGAATTAGGTTGGTTCATTCTTCTCCATGAATATCCCAGTGTTGGTTCCTTTGCTCTGTATTGTATTGTATGATCATTTTTTTATGAAAGTCCCTTTCCTAGAATCCCTATTTTGTATAATCAACAGGTCTAGTGATTCCCCCATTTTCTGACATGTCAGACCCATTGATAGGAACTTAGAGGATATGTAAGCAGCCGCCAGCCGGGGTCCTAAGTGTGTTCTAGACATGGGGCCAAACTGCTAAACTAGAAACCTTCATCATTTGCTCTCACAGATGTCAACATTTTTTACTAGCATTTTTGTACTGTAATACTGAGCAAAGTGATAAATTGATTTTGTATTTTGACAATTTATTTGGTAATTTCTTGTAGCTGTAATTTTTTCATGAAGTAAATTTCTTTTCTAAGCTTGGGTTAATGAAGCGTCATTTGCCAGTGAAGTTTATGAAGTAAATTTCATGGTAAAGTTTTGAGGTGTCATTTGCCAGTAAACAATTTGTGCATAAAAATCTTGCTTCAATTTCTGAACATAATTGTGTTGATAGATACTGCATAGCCCCCTATTATTTTTTGCACTTTTGTTAAAATTCCATGACTCACTTATTTCAGAGCATTTTCGAAGACCAACGATTCCCATGGAATCAGGTGCTGTTAGTCAGTTAGTCAAATCTAACTACACTGATCGACTGAAGTCCTATCTTGAAGCAGGATGCCACCTTCAGCACCAAAGTGTCCGGAATATTAACCAGTGTAAGTTAAAAGTCACTTTTCCTGTGCCTGAGTGTAGTGTATGTATACTAGAGCGCTGCTGTTTTATTATTAATCTAACAGATATGTTTTTCCATTTGGATTTCTTCCTGGTGGTATTTATATCTAGGTGATTAGATGAAGTTACACAGCTGTTCGTATGCAACTCACAGTACAGAAAATGCCATGTTACTATACAATGCTTCAGCTTTTTTAGCGTGCTGGCGATATCAAATGAGTAGGCCTTCTTGTGCAACCCACAATGCTGAAGTATTCTGCATCGTGGTTACTATGACAGCCGGGCACAACTGCATTATCAATGTTCAGATCTTGATCTGATAGTTTAATGTAAGGTTATCGACAAGGGTTTCAACTGTATTGGAGTGTTACATATAGTTTGAGCTCAGTGACAGGCCGATGACAGTGGATAGATTCGGATTGTTAGGGAAAATACCCATTCCGTTGGAAATCAGCCAGAACTCATGGTACCAAAATATATTATAAATGCTAGTAACTCTTTGTAATACTAGGATGTTAATATAGGACCCTAGTTATTATGCATGATTCTTATCTTTGGACATGTCTATTTGGCTGTAACTAGTCTCATTTGTAACAAACATATATACATCTAGTCAGTACCTTTGTAACTATTTCTGTCTGATAATATAGTAACTTTTTGCAGTACAGTCTTGCGAGGAGAAACTTGAGGACCATATAAACAAAGGTAGCTTCACCTCTccgttgcagtgtcaaacattactGCATAACTTATTCCATGGTCTCAGAAAAGGTGTTGTTACTTAGTTGCAGTAAAACAGCTGTGATGGTCTAATTTACTCAGAGGCACGCACACTCGTCTTCATTCGAATTTTTGCGTTTCCTCATTCCTTCCCCCTTTCCCTCTTTCTTTAATACACACAGTACTTACCAGTAGAAGCATTTTCTTTCACTTTCACGTCCTCATTTTACAATGTGCACAACAATGAACCTTCACGTTTGCTTTATGTGGATATTGAACTTAAATTCATTATTCCTCTGCTCATACCTTACTAACTGATCTGTGCTGTCTAATATTTTatgttttccattttattttcccCAGCTAAAGTTTTGATTGAAGAACTTGAATGCCTGGCCGAGGATGTTTATAGCACTACGCTAACAGCCAGCCTTAGTATCTTAGAAGCTTCAGATTGCTCTGATGGTGATAATAACCTGCCAGCAGATTGTTGTGAGGTGAATTTTCTTTGCAGCCTCTTTGCCCCATGCTTTATTGCTTCAGTCTCGAGTTTTTCAACTGGCTAAAATACTATGGCCTATAGGAATATTGACCCTCGCCAAAATTGTTGGCACCATATTTTACCAGGATGAAGGGCAATCTGTGGATCCGCTGGACAGCGCAGTATCTTACTCGAGTGTTATGATTCTGGTTCACAATATGTTAAAGCTGGATTACTCGATGCAGGTTCGCAAAAAAACATCTACACGCCACTACTTTCTATTTAGTTTTGGTTGCTATTTTGTGACAGATGTTTGCTATCCTGCAGGAGAAGATAGTCAAGGCACTGAGCCTTAAAACACCATCGTCGGAGCTAGATGGCTATTGTCTGATGTGGGATTTGCGGCCATATGTTGATGACAATGTGATGCATCTTGCCTGGAAATTCATTTCATAGAAGCGGAAGCGGGACCATGCTTGATGATAAACTGAGCAGCGTGAACATTAGTGCCTCATAGACAATGATTTTCCTGCAAGTATCCCCATTTACCCTTAGCAGTTTAAATCTTTCAGAGATATTTCTTGATTCTTAAGTTGGCTATTTCCTAACTTTTGTTAGTTAGGCTTACCCTCCAAGTTTGTAAGTTGGCTAGCCTAGCAATATCAGTGAATAGACAAAAAATCATCTCTCCCAAGTTTCTCCCCTGGGGCAGCCTTCTCTTGGCTGGGTGTCGCATCTCATCTCTCATCTCTCCAAGGCGATCTAAGACGATTCATAAGAAACATAATGGCAGTTTGGTGATCCAGCCATCTTAACCAAACTGAATCGATATTTTCCTGGTTTGCATTCAATCTTCTTTTATTAAGTTATATGGAAAGAATGAGGGTATTTTGGGGCAACATTTATGTTTTGGTCAATGGTCATGAGTCATGTTCACAAACTTGAAACAACCACCCTAATTTTACGGGTGATGCCGGTCCCCGGGAGACCAAGGGTTTCTGTATAAATGGATTGACGGTCCACTAAGACTGGTTGAAATTGAGCAAAAATTTCATAAAGGAAAAAACTCATTGACCAAAAAATAGACAACAAAAATGATATGAGAGCAAGATTTTGAAATAATAGTCTTGATTAAAGAATTTACGGAATATACAATACAAACATAAATTAAGTTGGTTGACCAAAATCAAAAACCATAGTCGGCTTCCAATTACATAAAGTCAAGTTTAGGTTCATCTAAAAAAAAGTCAAGTTTAGGTGTTGATCTCAGGGTGTGTTTGTTATGGGGGATATATTTGAGTGCTATGGATAAACATTTTTTCTATTTTGGTTGGGTGAGTTAGAAAAGCCAACATTTTGTTTGATTCGAAGAATGAAAGATGGTCGAGAAAAACAGTTGAGTGTTTTGTTTTGGGGATGAGTGATGGATAGAGGTTGAGCGACCATTTTGATTGAGGTGGTGAGATTACACCCATGAGTTGTAATTTTTCCAACATGAGGCAATCGAATACGAAATGAGGAAACACTAATTTATTTAGAAGACAAAGAATCAACATGAGTATACATACGCATAAAACTATCACATAAGGAGTCAATACGAGCgcacaaaaattaaaaaattacCACTCTTTGTCATTAGAAACATGTCAATCTGGCAAAGACAAATCGACACGTAACCCACTTATTGAATTAACTcttcttccaccattgctaaagAAAATAAGCCACGACTGCTCTTCGAGACTCTCCCAAGCAAGCACTCCCGACGCTAGTCAAAGTGTCTGAAATGCCAATCTCGTCACCGTGCAACACTAAGTCGACACCCCACGGTAAGTCAAATATTGAAATAGGTGAATGGAAATTACAGGAGTTATAGAACAAAATTTGTGGAACAACACCATTGACTGAAAAAATATGAAATAAAATGTAAACATAAATTAAGCAGAAAATACATAGAGAAAAATATTTGACAAAAAACTGCCAATCCCGTCACACGCAACAGATGTGAGTTACAGAACAAAATTCGTGGAAGAACACtcttaattaaaaataatgtatgAAAAAAAAATACATTAGACAGAAAAAACAAATCGTGGTCGGCAGGATTCGAACCTGCGCGGGCAAAGCCCACATGATTTCTAGTCATGCCCGATAACCACTCCGGCACGACCACTTAGGTGTTAAATATCTGTTTAA
Coding sequences within:
- the LOC123444672 gene encoding uncharacterized protein LOC123444672, with the translated sequence MVDEGAAHQVSPLMVPMSKEEARRRFFDFMTKVTQYEELVDAGKMFLVKFHQELEHFRRPTIPMESGAVSQLVKSNYTDRLKSYLEAGCHLQHQSVRNINQLQSCEEKLEDHINKAKVLIEELECLAEDVYSTTLTASLSILEASDCSDGDNNLPADCCEDEGQSVDPLDSAVSYSSVMILVHNMLKLDYSMQEKIVKALSLKTPSSELDGYCLMWDLRPYVDDNVMHLAWKFIS